CACGGTACTTCGGGCCGTAGCGCAGAGCCTTTTCGATATCCCAGGCGGAAACGAGATAGATCACGAGGCCAATCGCGGCGGCGATCCACAATGCCATCAGTGCGTTGCCGGTGATCCGGGCCGGCGTCCACTTCTTCGGCGGTTCGGGCGGCGCCGGCTCGGCGGGAGCGAAGGATTCCAGCACTGCGCTCATCGGACATTTTCTCCGCGCTTGCCTCGGGTCTCTATACGGTTGAGTGCTATGGAAGAGAGCAGCGCGAGGAAGAGATAGAGCATGAAGGCAAGCGAATAGAAGAGAAATGGTTCTCGCGTAGCCGAGGCGGCCACCTTGGTCTGGCGAAGGATATCCGCAAGGCCGATAGCGGACACGAGCGCCGTGTCCTTGAGCAGGACCATCCAGAGATTGGCGAGACCGGGCAGCGCGATGCGGATCAATTGCGGCAAAATGATCCTGATCATTACGGTGCGCTTGCGCAGCCCCAGCGCATAGCCGCCTTCATACTGGCCCTTGGGTATGGCGCGAAAGGCCGACAGGAATACCTCGCTGGCATAGGATGAGAACACGAGCGCCAGCGCAATAACGCCTGCGGCAAAGCTGTTGATTTCTATGTATGATTCCACATCCATGGCATGGAGCGCCTGCTGGATGCCGAGCTGAAGGCCGAAATAGACCAGAAACAGCGTCAAAAGCTCAGGAAGGCCGCGAAAAATCGTCGTGTAGATCTCTGCGGCTGTGCGCACGGTCCATTCCGTGCTCTGCTTGCCCAGGGCAACCAGGAAGCCGACAACGAGGCCGATCGGAAGAGTGGCGAGGGCAAGCGAGACGGTTGTCAGCAATCCCCAAGCGATCTCGTCGCTCCA
This portion of the Oricola thermophila genome encodes:
- a CDS encoding ABC transporter permease; translated protein: MENYLTYLSFGDRGWSDEIAWGLLTTVSLALATLPIGLVVGFLVALGKQSTEWTVRTAAEIYTTIFRGLPELLTLFLVYFGLQLGIQQALHAMDVESYIEINSFAAGVIALALVFSSYASEVFLSAFRAIPKGQYEGGYALGLRKRTVMIRIILPQLIRIALPGLANLWMVLLKDTALVSAIGLADILRQTKVAASATREPFLFYSLAFMLYLFLALLSSIALNRIETRGKRGENVR